A stretch of the Desulforamulus ferrireducens genome encodes the following:
- the istA gene encoding IS21 family transposase: protein MIKVDTYKYIKDLHIKERKSIRQISRETGLARQTIRKILYGSVEEVTRYKRKVSPPAPLKEQFLPIIREWIVENLNAPPKQRYTASRIFERLQEEKGFTGCDSTVRGWVREIKQQLNIERAETYVPLEHDPVGRAQCDWTPATVKINGRDINGDVFLIRFSNSKAFYVRFYPHQRQEAFFDAHEKAFAFFNGVPQSILYDNLKTAVKRMLIGRKREEQDAFIKFRAHHGFDSDFCNRAKGNEKGGVESLARYVKWHIFTPVPEFPTIDALNNWIEGRCRKLNTKPRGRNRQSFWEAFTLEQDKLLPLSVHTFDCCTRKEAKVNRFSLVQFDRNQYSVPTEYTGKMVTVKGYVDKIEIYYQQTKLATHERCYEAGKQKFRLEHYLKLLERKPRSVGQAKPVRQANLPAPFAQYHQAVQRIDPAEGDRRFVNVLLLLRRYPVHILSSALILALEQSRLLPAEVEQLADIIDRPPSKPESIARTPVSITPSQIAPTQLHRYASLLKGGVGA, encoded by the coding sequence ATGATCAAGGTGGACACTTATAAGTATATCAAAGATCTTCACATCAAGGAACGCAAATCAATAAGACAAATTTCTAGAGAAACTGGTCTTGCCCGGCAGACCATCCGCAAAATACTTTATGGTTCTGTGGAAGAGGTCACACGTTACAAACGAAAAGTTTCCCCACCCGCACCGCTTAAGGAACAGTTTTTACCAATTATCCGCGAATGGATAGTTGAAAACCTTAATGCTCCACCCAAACAACGTTACACCGCCAGCCGTATCTTTGAACGCCTTCAAGAAGAGAAAGGCTTTACCGGCTGTGATTCAACCGTCCGGGGCTGGGTCAGGGAAATTAAGCAACAACTGAATATCGAACGTGCCGAAACATATGTTCCCCTGGAACATGATCCGGTTGGCCGTGCCCAATGTGATTGGACTCCTGCCACGGTTAAAATCAACGGCCGGGATATTAACGGCGATGTATTTCTAATACGCTTCAGCAACAGCAAAGCTTTCTACGTCAGATTTTATCCACATCAGAGGCAAGAAGCATTTTTCGATGCTCACGAAAAGGCGTTTGCATTTTTCAATGGGGTCCCGCAAAGCATTCTTTATGATAATCTAAAGACCGCCGTTAAACGTATGCTGATAGGTCGTAAACGGGAAGAACAGGATGCTTTTATCAAGTTTCGCGCCCATCATGGTTTTGACAGTGACTTTTGTAACCGTGCCAAGGGTAATGAAAAAGGCGGCGTTGAGAGCTTGGCTCGCTATGTTAAGTGGCACATTTTTACACCGGTACCTGAATTTCCTACGATAGATGCCCTTAACAACTGGATCGAGGGACGCTGCCGGAAACTTAACACAAAACCAAGGGGCCGCAATCGGCAAAGTTTCTGGGAAGCCTTTACACTTGAACAGGACAAGCTGTTACCCCTCTCTGTTCATACATTTGACTGCTGCACTAGAAAAGAGGCAAAAGTAAACCGCTTTAGCCTGGTGCAGTTTGACCGAAACCAGTATTCTGTGCCCACTGAGTACACAGGTAAAATGGTTACCGTCAAAGGCTATGTAGATAAAATTGAAATCTACTATCAACAAACCAAGCTGGCTACCCATGAACGATGTTACGAGGCAGGCAAACAAAAGTTCCGGCTGGAACATTACCTAAAACTACTAGAAAGAAAACCTCGCTCTGTTGGCCAAGCCAAACCGGTACGGCAGGCTAATCTTCCCGCCCCCTTTGCCCAGTACCATCAGGCTGTACAGCGAATTGACCCGGCAGAAGGCGACCGGCGTTTTGTAAATGTATTGTTACTGCTGCGCCGCTATCCTGTCCACATATTAAGCAGCGCCTTAATTCTGGCACTGGAACAAAGCAGGCTGTTGCCGGCAGAGGTAGAACAATTGGCGGATATTATCGACAGGCCACCTTCAAAACCGGAAAGCATTGCCCGAACACCGGTAAGCATAACGCCAAGTCAAATAGCCCCTACCCAGCTGCACCGTTATGCCAGCTTGCTTAAAGGTGGTGTTGGGGCATGA
- a CDS encoding aspartyl-phosphate phosphatase Spo0E family protein, whose amino-acid sequence MRERLALLVIEKGSKHPDVVRASKMLDAEIVKYQKAKNSAS is encoded by the coding sequence ATGCGAGAAAGGCTGGCATTGCTGGTTATAGAAAAAGGTTCAAAGCATCCAGATGTAGTACGTGCAAGCAAAATGCTAGATGCTGAGATAGTGAAATATCAAAAAGCCAAGAATAGTGCCTCTTAG
- a CDS encoding transposase, with product MTKPEKSIKGSEVTLYILQQNLFSFEQWLEIESEYRLEPFFSVLDLRPYSQALCSDTKRGRKPENREAILRALLVAPFENISEFTALRERLVSDIRFRYQCGFELAKRVPSISTFSRVFGQIMEKEIAQKLFNDWNCQIQFSP from the coding sequence GTGACCAAACCCGAAAAATCCATAAAAGGAAGTGAAGTCACTTTGTATATTCTCCAACAAAACCTATTTTCCTTTGAACAATGGTTGGAAATTGAATCAGAATACCGGCTAGAACCTTTTTTTAGTGTATTGGACTTACGTCCGTATTCTCAAGCGCTTTGCTCTGATACGAAACGGGGAAGAAAGCCCGAGAACCGAGAGGCTATTCTTAGAGCGCTCCTCGTAGCACCTTTCGAAAATATCTCAGAATTCACCGCCCTTCGAGAACGCCTGGTCAGCGATATTCGTTTTCGGTATCAGTGTGGTTTCGAACTCGCTAAGCGGGTTCCTTCAATCTCTACATTCAGTCGGGTATTTGGTCAGATTATGGAAAAAGAAATAGCCCAAAAGTTATTTAATGACTGGAATTGTCAAATTCAGTTTAGTCCCTAA
- a CDS encoding IS3 family transposase, producing MQKIKEKTKHSIKTMCKVLNISEAGYYKWLKRQSKPYKYDELLAKIRQIRADNPDYGAYRIYLDLKLHHDYKGSYYLILKLCKKHHLMLKKKRHPKGLTKADPAAQASENLIQQDFTASKPNQKWLGDITEIPTAEGKLYVAAILDCFDGTIVGLKMADHMKAQLCVDAFTSAAKKYQASGMIFHSDRGSQYTSNAYREVLASYGAVQSMSNTGKCFDNARMESFFATLKKETIYKVKTEMLSMATVKSMVFRFIEIYYNHKRIYTTNGGYPPLVKRSQYYREQLPKAI from the coding sequence ATGCAAAAAATCAAAGAAAAAACAAAGCACAGTATAAAAACCATGTGCAAGGTATTAAACATCAGTGAGGCCGGGTACTATAAATGGCTTAAAAGACAGTCCAAGCCCTATAAATACGATGAGCTTTTGGCTAAGATCCGTCAGATTCGTGCAGACAATCCAGATTATGGGGCTTATAGGATTTATCTGGATCTAAAGCTCCATCATGACTATAAGGGCAGCTATTATTTGATTCTTAAGCTTTGCAAGAAGCACCATCTAATGCTTAAGAAAAAACGACATCCTAAAGGACTAACCAAAGCAGACCCGGCGGCCCAAGCAAGTGAGAATCTGATACAACAGGACTTTACAGCATCTAAGCCCAATCAAAAGTGGTTAGGGGATATTACAGAAATTCCAACAGCTGAAGGTAAACTTTATGTGGCAGCCATACTGGACTGTTTTGATGGGACAATAGTGGGATTAAAAATGGCTGATCACATGAAAGCACAGCTTTGTGTAGATGCCTTCACCTCCGCCGCTAAGAAATACCAGGCATCCGGAATGATTTTTCATAGCGATAGGGGGAGTCAGTATACCAGCAATGCTTATCGTGAAGTATTGGCAAGCTATGGCGCAGTACAGAGCATGAGCAATACAGGAAAATGCTTTGATAATGCCCGAATGGAGTCCTTTTTTGCCACATTAAAAAAAGAAACTATTTATAAGGTTAAAACAGAGATGCTGAGCATGGCTACAGTTAAAAGCATGGTGTTCCGATTTATAGAAATTTATTATAACCACAAAAGGATTTATACTACCAACGGGGGTTATCCGCCTCTGGTTAAGCGTTCTCAATATTATAGGGAGCAGTTACCCAAAGCAATATAA
- a CDS encoding transposase has product MRVYDKEFKEEAVKLSNEIGNKAASEQLGIPVTTLYTWKGQIKQHGSIAFVGSGHKRIDPKIAEIKAMEKRIKELEAANDILKKALGFFAESQKR; this is encoded by the coding sequence ATGCGAGTTTATGACAAAGAGTTCAAAGAAGAAGCCGTCAAATTGTCCAACGAAATAGGTAATAAGGCAGCCTCAGAACAGTTGGGAATACCGGTAACTACACTATACACATGGAAAGGCCAGATAAAGCAGCATGGCTCGATAGCGTTTGTGGGTAGCGGACATAAACGGATCGATCCCAAAATTGCCGAAATTAAGGCTATGGAAAAAAGGATCAAAGAACTTGAAGCCGCCAATGACATTCTTAAAAAGGCATTAGGTTTTTTCGCAGAGAGCCAAAAGAGGTAG
- a CDS encoding transposase, with amino-acid sequence MADTIAIDSTAIDAYEKKQPKSKSQETGNATWGAKYDTFRNKITWFGYKIHLAVDTSSELPIALEVTPANINDGDMGPTLIEKVAAQIPEGRLKYVIEDSGYDQQKNYEAAKAQRAQAIIPLNLRNAQEPPEGFSVDSQIKMAGNFPI; translated from the coding sequence GTGGCTGATACCATTGCAATTGACAGTACGGCAATTGATGCTTATGAGAAAAAGCAACCCAAGTCTAAAAGCCAAGAAACAGGTAATGCAACTTGGGGAGCCAAATACGATACGTTTAGAAACAAAATTACCTGGTTTGGCTACAAGATTCATTTAGCTGTTGATACATCAAGCGAATTACCTATAGCCCTTGAGGTTACGCCTGCAAATATTAATGACGGCGATATGGGGCCTACGCTGATTGAGAAAGTAGCGGCACAAATCCCTGAAGGAAGGTTAAAATATGTCATTGAGGATTCAGGCTACGATCAACAAAAGAACTATGAAGCTGCGAAAGCCCAGAGAGCGCAGGCAATTATCCCTTTAAACTTAAGGAATGCCCAGGAACCACCGGAAGGGTTTTCTGTAGATTCTCAAATTAAAATGGCTGGAAATTTTCCAATTTAG
- a CDS encoding transposase produces the protein MGYEMVYWGCDKNFLKFRCPHALGKVDCPNGMAWCSSSNYGMVVKINVKDDLRRFSLPHRGTKRWEELYDKRTSVERCNSRLKENLTANDLHIRGIKKVTAYIYLNAIVLLATALASKKINCSPQQKVA, from the coding sequence ATGGGTTATGAAATGGTATATTGGGGTTGCGATAAAAACTTCCTTAAGTTTCGATGTCCACATGCACTGGGTAAAGTGGATTGTCCCAATGGAATGGCTTGGTGCTCCTCTTCAAACTATGGGATGGTTGTAAAGATAAACGTAAAGGACGATCTAAGGCGTTTTTCCCTGCCCCATAGAGGAACTAAGCGATGGGAAGAGCTATATGACAAAAGAACTTCTGTGGAACGTTGCAATTCTAGGCTTAAGGAGAATCTTACTGCGAATGACCTCCATATAAGGGGAATTAAAAAGGTTACGGCATATATTTACCTTAATGCCATAGTGCTATTAGCAACGGCTTTAGCATCCAAAAAAATAAACTGCTCACCCCAACAAAAAGTAGCTTAA
- a CDS encoding IS30 family transposase codes for MAVQSQSNTSVRTFKHLNPFERGEIAALLKEGKSQSYIANKLGRSRSTISREIKRGTTTQLKSNLSTYTAYFPETGQAVYEKHRSHCGAKSKLALSEDFLKFAENKILKEKWSPDAVVGSCRNNPKWQGAKIVCTKTLYNYIDQGLLKVRNIDLQLKTRLKPKKMRMRKNKRILGQSIEQRPEEIQTRETFGHWEIDTVLGKRSNDSVLLTLTERKTRKELLFRLTEKSSHAVEKALRSLTNMYGKGISQIFRSITADNGSEFSELSLITKEWGSSVYFAHPYSSWERGTNERHNGILRRFVPKGKAINDLSDETLQRIQSWINRLPRKILNYKTPEECFIEELAQIA; via the coding sequence ATGGCTGTTCAGTCCCAGTCTAACACATCTGTACGCACTTTTAAACACCTTAACCCTTTTGAACGTGGCGAAATAGCAGCACTCTTGAAAGAAGGAAAAAGCCAAAGCTATATCGCTAATAAGCTAGGTCGTTCACGTAGTACCATTAGTCGAGAAATCAAGAGAGGAACTACTACCCAACTCAAAAGCAATCTTTCAACCTATACCGCCTATTTTCCGGAAACTGGGCAGGCTGTTTACGAAAAGCATCGATCCCACTGTGGAGCAAAGTCTAAATTAGCTCTTAGTGAGGATTTCCTGAAATTCGCTGAGAACAAAATCCTCAAGGAAAAATGGTCACCTGATGCCGTGGTTGGCTCATGTAGAAATAATCCGAAATGGCAAGGTGCAAAAATCGTTTGTACTAAAACCTTGTACAACTATATCGACCAAGGGTTGTTAAAGGTTCGTAATATTGACTTGCAGCTCAAAACACGGTTAAAACCTAAGAAGATGCGTATGCGTAAAAACAAACGTATTCTCGGGCAAAGTATAGAGCAACGTCCTGAAGAAATCCAAACTCGAGAGACCTTTGGCCATTGGGAAATTGATACGGTTCTCGGTAAGCGTTCAAACGACTCTGTTCTCCTAACGTTAACTGAAAGAAAGACGAGAAAAGAGCTTTTATTTCGCTTAACAGAGAAAAGTAGCCATGCCGTAGAAAAAGCGCTTAGAAGCCTAACAAACATGTATGGCAAGGGAATTTCTCAAATCTTCAGGAGCATTACAGCAGACAACGGTTCTGAATTTAGTGAGTTATCCCTTATAACCAAGGAATGGGGAAGCTCAGTTTATTTCGCTCATCCTTATTCATCCTGGGAACGTGGAACAAATGAAAGGCATAACGGAATCCTTCGACGCTTCGTTCCGAAAGGAAAGGCAATTAATGATTTGTCCGACGAAACGCTGCAAAGGATACAGAGCTGGATTAACCGACTTCCACGTAAGATATTGAATTATAAGACACCAGAGGAATGCTTTATAGAAGAACTCGCACAAATAGCTTAA
- a CDS encoding IS1380 family transposase, producing MKSVQEYSMNFNSRIKVNFNGGDLTSDAGLLLYKEFDYKLGLSETVEKMLVVDDPVMHRDHPNSDVVIQKLYQHLAGYHADDHADDLSEEPLLTAILGKKRLASQPTISRFNEKANIATAKSLEHINEILQKRVYMLKPQDQFVMDLDSSGFTAYGNQYGANFNSHYQERGFHPLFCFDGLTGDCLKAELRAGNVYTSRQVVRFVGPLLKRYETWVSNPLIVLRADSGFAVPELFKLVENKGHKYVIRLKANARLQSVAHSMADQVLNPERLHERQVHYREFLYQASSWDRARRVVVKMERPAGQLFFEFTFIVTNMELQPRNIVRFYCQRGHMENFIKEAKNGFACHKMSSTNFESNAVKLQLSMLAYNFNNWFRRLCLPEPMKPNRMETLRLKLIKIAGKLVRSARYWTWKLCSSYIYQNSFIQTLQNISSLPCFS from the coding sequence ATGAAAAGTGTACAGGAATATAGCATGAACTTCAACTCCCGAATAAAAGTTAATTTTAATGGTGGCGACCTAACTTCAGATGCAGGGTTGTTATTGTATAAGGAATTTGATTATAAACTCGGCCTTTCAGAAACTGTTGAAAAAATGCTGGTAGTTGATGACCCTGTTATGCACCGAGATCATCCTAATAGTGATGTGGTTATCCAAAAGCTTTATCAACATCTTGCTGGTTATCACGCTGATGATCATGCGGATGACTTAAGCGAAGAACCCCTACTCACCGCTATACTGGGAAAAAAGCGCTTGGCCTCGCAGCCAACAATCTCCCGGTTCAATGAAAAAGCAAATATTGCAACTGCAAAATCATTGGAACATATTAATGAGATCTTACAAAAGCGAGTATATATGCTTAAACCCCAAGACCAGTTTGTTATGGATCTTGATTCTTCCGGCTTTACTGCTTACGGTAATCAATATGGAGCAAACTTCAATTCTCATTATCAAGAGCGGGGGTTTCACCCTCTATTTTGTTTTGACGGACTGACAGGTGATTGCCTTAAAGCCGAGCTTCGTGCTGGCAACGTATATACTTCTCGTCAGGTGGTGCGATTTGTCGGTCCACTCCTTAAAAGGTATGAGACTTGGGTTAGCAATCCTTTAATTGTTTTGCGCGCAGATAGTGGTTTTGCCGTTCCGGAACTCTTTAAACTAGTAGAAAACAAGGGTCATAAATATGTAATTCGCTTAAAAGCCAATGCTCGTCTTCAATCTGTTGCACATTCCATGGCGGACCAAGTATTAAACCCTGAAAGACTACATGAAAGGCAAGTCCACTACCGGGAATTTCTGTATCAAGCCAGTAGTTGGGATCGTGCCCGCCGCGTTGTTGTCAAAATGGAACGGCCTGCTGGACAATTGTTCTTTGAATTCACGTTTATCGTGACAAACATGGAACTACAACCGCGTAATATCGTTCGTTTTTACTGTCAACGTGGGCATATGGAAAACTTTATTAAGGAAGCCAAAAATGGATTCGCTTGTCACAAAATGAGCAGCACTAACTTTGAATCCAATGCAGTAAAACTGCAGTTATCCATGTTGGCATACAACTTTAACAACTGGTTTCGCAGGTTGTGCTTGCCTGAACCAATGAAACCAAACCGAATGGAGACACTGCGGTTGAAATTAATCAAAATTGCAGGGAAACTGGTACGTTCCGCTCGCTACTGGACCTGGAAGTTATGCAGCTCTTATATATACCAAAATTCATTTATACAAACCTTGCAAAATATAAGCAGCTTGCCTTGTTTTTCGTAA